The Gloeocapsopsis sp. IPPAS B-1203 region TTTGACTGTAAGCGTTGGTTGCGGTCGCTCACTTAGGACACAAGGCCACTCAGGAATCGGTAACTGTTGTGCAGGAACAAAAATTCTCCCGTCTAGTTCGAGTTTGTCTGTTGTCATCAGCGTATCTGGTGTCATGCCAAATATTTCCGATTCCACAATGATTTACATTTCTCGGGCTGTTAACTGCTTCTACAGTGTTTAACCTATCAAACAACTGCTCATAGCAATCCTTACATAACCTGATTACACGACCGAAGTAAGTTATACAACTTACACTCAAGATGAAAAATTGACAAGATTCTTCATGATATCTGGTTTCTGTTTTAACTAATTAGCGACTGACCTGATTGAAAATAGGCGATAGTTAGCCTTTCACTTTACTTTATTTCTGAAATTCAACTCATTATTTATAAACTATTGTAAATATATTTAATAATAATAGCTAAATTATAGTTGGGTTCTACTAGCAAGCAAGGAGTCAAAAGCCAGAGGCGATCAACAGTGACTTTTGACTTTTCGACGTTTACATTTTGGCTGACACTACTTAGTTGTCAAGACATTACCATTTGAAACGCTTTTTCGTATTCATCTGTCATCGATTGAACACTAAAATGGTTCACAATGTAATCTCGGCAAGTCTGTCGGTCAAGCTTAATTGCTTCTGGAATTGCCTCAATCATTTTCTCCAGTGAGTGGCAGACAAAACCAGTTTTGCCATGAGCAATAACTTCTGGTACCGAGCCAAGTGCCATACCAATAACTGGCGTACCTGTTGCCATAGATTCAATCATCACCAACCCAAAAGGTTCGCGCCAGGTGATGGGAAAGAGTGTTACTGTAGCTCCACTTAACAACTGTACTTTCTGTTCGTGGGAAACTTCGCCTAAATACTGAATTTGTTCGCCATCGATTTCTGATTCTATCTGTTCATGATAAAAGTCACGGTCAACAGCATCAATCTTACCAGCCATTTTCAGTGGCAAGCCAGCTGCTCGTGCGATTTGAATTGCTTGTAGCGGTCCTTTTTCAGGGGAAAGCCTGCCAACAAAAGCAAGATATGCAGGTTGCGCTGGTTCAGCTTGAAACGGATAAACAGACGTATCAATACCGTTGTAAACCGTATGAATGTAGTTTAAACCTAGTCGAGGTTCTCTTTGTGCCTCACTGATACTGATATAGGGTTGCCAAGCAAAACGGCGGAACATCTTTTCGTTATCAGGGGTAAAGATCCCATGCATTGTGTGGACTGTTGGCGTTTTGCTAAAACTTGTGTATGGCAGTGCTGCACAACCAACATGCGAATGAATGATATCAAAATGATGGGCTGAGCTATAGACTTCAGTCAGCATCAATTGCTCATAGATACCAGGTTCTTTAATGCCAGGGTCCAGCCGTAAAGCTTGTTCGTGTACTGACACTAAATTTGCTGTTGTAATCGAGTCACCAGAGGCAAACAAAGTTACTTCATGACCACGGCGGACTAATTCATCTGTCAGCAAACTGACAATAAGTTCAATGCCGCCATAGCGAAAAGGCGGAACACGCTCCCATAAAGGAGCAACTTGGGCAATTTTCATTACAAGGTATGCACCAATAACAGGGTCATCAACCGGACTGGCGTTAAGTATAATGCCAGTATAATTTGCTTATACTTAACAAAGCATTACCGTCTCTATGCAGATATACCATTAGATGGATGTCGTAAGTATAAGTTTTTCAATAACAATCTAAATTTTCAGCATTGTAGCTTGAGTTGCCCTACTTTGAGCAGGAGGATATTTGTCATCACAGATGATGTAAAGAAACTGCAACAAAAGCGATCGCTCTTGGGTAATCGCTAACTTCTTCAAGTAAATCGCAATGATTAGCAACGCGATTGCACCAAGATCGGTAGGATAATTTGAGAAGAATGTTATTTCATCTGAAAATGGTAACGCTTCCACTACAAAAACTTACAGTAGTGGAAATTAATTCGTTTCCAGATCGCTATGATGGCGAAAGAGAGCGGTGGGAGATTCAGGCGCAGTGAGAGAAAAAGACCGCATGAGCATCAAAACTTCAGTGCTGAGTGAGCTGCTGCAAGCCGTACCTCAATTGCGCGCCCAGATTTATTTCAAATCTTCTTTAACGGCTCTGTCCCACGCTATGGAAGATCAAGTGTTGGCGGCGACTGTTGAGAATCCGTTACTAATTGCTAGCTTCCAAAGAGAAAGTTTTTATCGTCAAGAAGCAAATCGTTATCGGCGACTTGCCCGCCAAAGTAATCAAGTCTATGTTCTAGCAGCAGCAGAAACTGATTTTAGCAATGCCTCAGAAGACTATGAAACAATAGCTTTTGATCCACAGCAAGATGCCCTACGGCACGAATGGCATCTAGTC contains the following coding sequences:
- a CDS encoding glycosyltransferase family 4 protein, which produces MKIAQVAPLWERVPPFRYGGIELIVSLLTDELVRRGHEVTLFASGDSITTANLVSVHEQALRLDPGIKEPGIYEQLMLTEVYSSAHHFDIIHSHVGCAALPYTSFSKTPTVHTMHGIFTPDNEKMFRRFAWQPYISISEAQREPRLGLNYIHTVYNGIDTSVYPFQAEPAQPAYLAFVGRLSPEKGPLQAIQIARAAGLPLKMAGKIDAVDRDFYHEQIESEIDGEQIQYLGEVSHEQKVQLLSGATVTLFPITWREPFGLVMIESMATGTPVIGMALGSVPEVIAHGKTGFVCHSLEKMIEAIPEAIKLDRQTCRDYIVNHFSVQSMTDEYEKAFQMVMS